One genomic window of Campylobacter curvus includes the following:
- the prfB gene encoding peptide chain release factor 2: MDNYEYTELLKRLNTKVENIGSIIKPQSIKERLQDIERLEHEPDFWQDIAKAGALNKEKTKISNMLAKFTNAKAAVDDAKELYELANSESDEETLNSLFDDATELENKITALEISMLLSGEDDNKNAIISIHPGAGGTESNDWASMLYRMYLRFCEREGFKVETLDFQEGDEAGLKDVSFIVKGENAYGYLKAENGIHRLVRTSPFDSAGRRHTSFSSVMVSPEIDDDIEIEIEEKDLKIDTYRASGAGGQHVNKTESAIRITHMPTGIVVQCQNDRSQHKNRATAMKMLKSRLYELELMKQQEASNSVEKSEIGWGHQIRSYVLFPYQQVKDNRSGQAFSQTDAILDGDIKKMIEGVLISQKSTDQS, encoded by the coding sequence TTGGATAACTACGAATACACCGAGCTTTTAAAGAGACTAAACACCAAGGTCGAAAACATCGGCTCGATCATCAAGCCACAAAGCATAAAAGAGCGCCTACAGGATATAGAAAGGCTGGAGCATGAGCCTGATTTCTGGCAAGATATCGCAAAGGCAGGCGCACTGAACAAAGAAAAGACTAAAATTTCAAATATGCTCGCAAAATTTACAAACGCCAAGGCTGCCGTCGATGACGCAAAGGAGCTTTACGAGCTGGCAAATTCTGAAAGCGACGAAGAGACGTTAAATTCGCTATTTGATGACGCTACTGAGCTTGAAAATAAGATAACCGCGCTTGAAATTTCGATGCTGCTTAGCGGCGAGGATGATAATAAAAATGCGATCATCTCGATCCACCCTGGAGCTGGCGGCACCGAGAGCAACGACTGGGCGAGCATGCTTTATCGCATGTATCTGCGCTTTTGCGAGCGAGAGGGATTTAAGGTCGAGACACTGGACTTTCAAGAAGGCGACGAAGCGGGACTAAAAGACGTGAGCTTCATCGTTAAAGGCGAGAACGCATACGGCTATCTAAAGGCGGAAAACGGCATCCACCGCCTCGTGCGCACGAGTCCGTTTGATAGCGCCGGACGCCGCCACACGAGCTTTTCAAGCGTTATGGTGAGCCCCGAGATAGACGATGACATCGAGATAGAGATCGAGGAGAAAGACCTAAAGATCGACACCTACCGTGCTAGCGGTGCAGGCGGCCAGCATGTAAATAAAACCGAGTCTGCGATCCGTATCACTCACATGCCAACAGGCATCGTCGTGCAGTGTCAAAACGACCGCAGCCAGCACAAAAACCGCGCCACGGCGATGAAAATGCTAAAATCGCGCCTTTACGAGCTGGAGCTCATGAAACAACAAGAAGCAAGCAACAGCGTCGAAAAAAGCGAGATCGGCTGGGGTCATCAGATCCGCTCATACGTGCTTTTCCCTTATCAGCAAGTCAAAGATAACCGCAGCGGGCAGGCGTTTAGCCAGACAGACGCGATACTTGACGGCGATATAAAAAAGATGATCGAAGGCGTGCTGATCAGTCAAAAAAGTACGGATCAAAGCTAG
- a CDS encoding tetratricopeptide repeat protein produces MAKFWGSDVRKFILSVLAVLLFVGCASEQVDEILGLSKPKDDPEVVQMMDAIYLHNQKEYKKAFRRFERYAKEGNVLAMYQVGLCYRDGLGVSKDMLRALFWFKTAGRYGHKDALRNAGYIYEYGLGVNKNVKKAMAYYYEAVNLGSNEAAFELGSLYLLQNEFKDARYFLNLSCGGGVKEACDKLATMKF; encoded by the coding sequence TTGGCTAAATTTTGGGGGAGCGACGTGAGAAAATTTATATTGAGCGTTTTGGCGGTTTTGCTTTTTGTCGGGTGTGCGAGTGAGCAAGTAGATGAAATTTTAGGCCTTTCAAAGCCTAAGGACGATCCTGAAGTCGTCCAGATGATGGACGCGATATATCTTCACAATCAAAAAGAATATAAAAAGGCGTTTCGTCGCTTCGAGCGCTATGCAAAAGAGGGTAACGTGCTTGCGATGTATCAAGTGGGCTTGTGCTATCGCGACGGCCTTGGCGTGAGTAAAGATATGCTGCGAGCGTTGTTTTGGTTCAAGACTGCCGGCAGATACGGGCACAAAGACGCACTGCGAAATGCAGGATACATCTACGAATATGGCCTTGGCGTGAACAAAAACGTCAAAAAGGCTATGGCGTATTATTATGAAGCGGTAAATTTAGGCTCAAACGAGGCCGCTTTCGAGCTTGGCTCGCTATATCTTTTGCAAAACGAATTCAAAGACGCGAGATATTTTTTAAACCTCTCTTGTGGCGGTGGTGTCAAAGAGGCCTGCGATAAGCTGGCAACGATGAAATTTTAA
- a CDS encoding dihydrolipoyl dehydrogenase family protein, which produces MKYDIIVIGFGKAGKTLAAKAGALGKKVALIERSPQMYGGTCINIGCIPTKRLVTAAKEAQFVNNNVESDYYTLSIQTKDKLITALRAKNLGMLKDNPNIDVIDGVGYFLDKNSVEILTADGSKCLIDGDTIVINTGSKEADAPFEVKSDIAYTSSEILNLKTLPKHLVVVGNGFIGLEFASMFAGFGSKVTIIGRGKFMKNEDDDVANSVKEALVAQGIEILEDCNISSLMGRGLNFSQGGMSKSIIADAFLLAMGRKAVTEGLNLDKVGVKIDEKGNIVVNEFLQTDTPNIYAVGDVRGGELFTYTSLDDFRIVFDKIFGKGERSTKNRAIHANTLFTQTPLAKVGLSQKEATALGKDIKILKLSMSAVPGAKVVNHDIGMLKAIVDSKSGEILGATFHCIYAHEIINEVAIAMNFNANAGFFKNQIFTHPSISEALNDLFGQF; this is translated from the coding sequence ATGAAATACGATATCATAGTCATAGGATTTGGCAAGGCCGGCAAGACGCTAGCCGCAAAGGCCGGAGCGCTAGGGAAAAAGGTCGCCCTCATAGAAAGATCGCCGCAAATGTACGGCGGAACGTGCATCAACATAGGCTGCATACCCACAAAGCGCCTAGTCACCGCGGCAAAAGAGGCGCAATTTGTAAACAATAACGTCGAGAGTGATTATTACACGCTTTCTATCCAGACGAAAGACAAGCTCATAACCGCGCTCAGAGCTAAAAATTTAGGCATGCTAAAAGATAACCCGAACATCGACGTCATCGATGGAGTGGGCTATTTCCTCGATAAAAATTCAGTCGAAATTTTGACCGCAGACGGCAGCAAATGCTTGATCGACGGTGACACCATCGTCATAAACACGGGCTCCAAAGAGGCCGACGCACCGTTTGAGGTGAAGTCTGATATCGCCTATACAAGCTCTGAAATTTTAAATCTAAAAACCCTGCCAAAGCACCTGGTGGTCGTAGGAAACGGCTTTATCGGGCTAGAGTTCGCCTCGATGTTTGCAGGCTTTGGCTCGAAGGTTACGATCATAGGACGTGGCAAATTTATGAAAAACGAGGACGATGACGTCGCTAATAGCGTAAAAGAGGCGCTAGTCGCACAGGGCATTGAAATTTTAGAGGATTGCAACATCTCGAGCCTAATGGGCAGAGGCCTAAATTTCAGTCAAGGCGGCATGTCAAAAAGCATAATTGCCGACGCATTTTTGCTCGCTATGGGACGCAAAGCCGTGACCGAGGGGCTAAATCTAGACAAAGTCGGTGTCAAGATAGACGAAAAAGGCAACATCGTCGTAAATGAATTTTTACAAACCGATACGCCAAACATCTATGCCGTGGGCGATGTGCGAGGCGGCGAGCTCTTTACATACACGAGCCTAGATGACTTTCGCATAGTGTTTGACAAAATTTTTGGTAAAGGCGAGCGAAGCACCAAAAACCGCGCCATACACGCAAACACACTATTTACGCAAACGCCCCTGGCTAAAGTCGGTCTCAGCCAAAAAGAAGCGACCGCGCTTGGCAAAGATATCAAAATTTTAAAGCTTAGCATGAGCGCAGTCCCCGGCGCAAAGGTCGTAAACCACGACATTGGCATGCTAAAAGCGATAGTTGATAGCAAAAGCGGCGAAATTTTGGGAGCGACGTTTCACTGCATCTACGCGCACGAGATCATCAACGAGGTCGCCATAGCGATGAATTTTAATGCGAACGCAGGCTTTTTTAAAAATCAAATCTTCACACACCCAAGCATCAGCGAAGCTCTGAACGACTTGTTTGGGCAGTTTTAA
- a CDS encoding tetratricopeptide repeat protein, whose product MRAILVFLIALFFTGCLQTAKVGQPSTDEWQKNDNQTTLQNKQQISQNAIVVLTPQCANGDAGACNDLGANYEFLKEYDKAFENYKKSCDKGIELGCSNLGLLYEQGLGTKKDPKRAIEIYKTSCNNGGMQSCYHLGNAYRKGEIVAQDYYLAMRAYTNACESGDIPSCANIGAMYELGLGVNKDEMRAYKIYKVACFRGLNKACPQMKRLGVKLGQISEN is encoded by the coding sequence ATGAGAGCAATTTTAGTATTTTTGATAGCGCTTTTTTTCACGGGATGTTTGCAAACGGCCAAAGTCGGGCAGCCTAGCACCGACGAATGGCAAAAAAACGACAATCAAACGACGCTGCAAAACAAACAGCAAATTTCACAAAACGCTATCGTCGTTTTGACGCCACAATGTGCTAACGGTGACGCTGGAGCATGCAACGACCTAGGCGCAAACTACGAGTTTTTAAAAGAATACGACAAAGCTTTTGAAAACTATAAAAAATCTTGCGACAAGGGCATAGAGCTTGGCTGCTCGAACCTGGGACTTCTTTACGAGCAAGGCTTAGGAACGAAAAAAGATCCTAAACGTGCGATCGAAATTTACAAAACCAGCTGCAACAACGGCGGTATGCAGTCTTGCTACCACCTAGGCAACGCATATCGCAAGGGCGAGATCGTAGCGCAGGATTATTACCTGGCTATGCGCGCTTACACCAACGCTTGCGAGTCGGGAGACATCCCTTCGTGCGCGAATATAGGCGCGATGTATGAGCTGGGGCTTGGCGTGAACAAAGACGAGATGCGCGCATATAAAATTTACAAAGTCGCATGCTTTCGCGGCTTAAATAAGGCTTGCCCGCAGATGAAACGGCTCGGAGTCAAGCTAGGTCAGATCAGTGAAAACTAA
- a CDS encoding tetratricopeptide repeat protein → MKTKILNFAIVLAVAFGFSGCWSWQKIVSFGFWQSDEEIAQQKAASEQEALSAKCESGDGISCNNLAVNFSTLKNFSEARKFYEKACDKGLATACSNLGQIYEQGLVDEKIDLKKALELYKLACQNGDGVGCYNEALAVYGSNKTDKDKSAAKSLSLLAKSCELEYAQACYLLAKLSNDEAKAKALFKRACKFGKCAE, encoded by the coding sequence GTGAAAACTAAAATTTTAAATTTCGCCATCGTACTGGCGGTCGCGTTTGGCTTTAGCGGCTGCTGGTCGTGGCAAAAGATCGTGAGCTTTGGCTTTTGGCAAAGCGACGAGGAGATCGCCCAACAAAAAGCCGCCTCCGAGCAAGAGGCCTTGAGCGCAAAATGCGAAAGCGGCGACGGGATATCTTGCAACAACCTAGCCGTAAATTTCAGCACGCTTAAAAATTTTAGCGAGGCTAGGAAATTTTATGAAAAGGCCTGCGACAAAGGACTGGCGACTGCATGCTCAAATCTCGGTCAAATTTACGAGCAAGGGCTAGTCGATGAGAAGATCGATCTTAAAAAGGCGCTTGAATTATATAAATTAGCCTGCCAAAATGGCGACGGCGTAGGCTGCTATAACGAGGCTTTGGCAGTATATGGCTCAAACAAGACCGACAAGGATAAAAGTGCGGCAAAAAGCCTCTCGCTACTCGCTAAAAGCTGCGAACTCGAATACGCACAGGCTTGCTACCTGCTAGCAAAGCTAAGCAATGACGAAGCCAAGGCGAAAGCGCTTTTCAAGCGAGCTTGTAAATTTGGAAAGTGCGCGGAGTAA
- the gmhA gene encoding D-sedoheptulose 7-phosphate isomerase — MLINEMIKNEFNAHLQTLNETAKMSEQLQKACEMVVGALKNGGKILICGNGGSAADAQHFAAELTGRYKSERKPLAGIALTTDTSALTAIGNDYGYDTVFSRQLEALAREGDLLVAISTSGNSKNVLNALEVAKRLGVTTLGFSGKGGGAMNEKCDLNLVVPASDTARIQEMHIFFVHTICQAVDMAY, encoded by the coding sequence ATGCTGATAAATGAGATGATAAAAAACGAATTTAATGCGCATTTGCAGACTTTAAACGAGACTGCAAAGATGAGCGAGCAGCTGCAAAAAGCTTGCGAGATGGTCGTTGGTGCATTGAAAAACGGCGGTAAAATTTTGATATGCGGAAACGGCGGGAGTGCGGCTGACGCGCAGCATTTTGCCGCCGAGCTTACGGGCAGATACAAGAGCGAGCGCAAGCCGCTTGCCGGTATCGCCCTCACTACAGATACTTCGGCGCTTACGGCTATCGGGAACGACTACGGATACGACACGGTGTTTTCTAGACAGCTTGAAGCGCTTGCACGCGAGGGCGACTTGCTCGTGGCGATCTCGACTAGTGGAAATAGTAAAAACGTGCTAAACGCACTTGAGGTCGCTAAACGCCTTGGCGTGACTACGCTTGGCTTTAGTGGCAAAGGAGGCGGAGCAATGAATGAAAAATGCGATCTAAATTTGGTCGTCCCAGCCAGCGATACCGCGCGAATTCAAGAGATGCATATCTTTTTCGTGCATACGATCTGCCAAGCCGTAGATATGGCGTATTGA
- the rfaE1 gene encoding D-glycero-beta-D-manno-heptose-7-phosphate kinase: protein MAKKVEILVVGDLMLDHYIWGSCDRISPEAPVQVVKIAKETHRLGGAGNVVQNLLALGAKVSVASVVGDDEVGLRIKNMLSELGAGGGLILSEKGRESSIKSRVMASHQQVVRIDKESAVKINLESELVQKVTENLRNFSVVLLSDYGKGVLSDKVCQDIINECVRLGIPVLIDPKGNDYSKYKNATLLTPNRKEASEATGIAIKNTSDLRAAIMKLKNELNLKYSIVTLSEEGIALFDKELEIFPAEAKEVFDVTGAGDTVLATLGYMLASKKDIKEAIKMANLAAAVVVAKIGSATANFGEIEELLRSRANAEFEHKIKSAEQVAEILSQRGEKKVVFTNGCFDILHAGHTRYLAKARDFGDILIVGLNSDTSVRRLKGESRPINSQFDRACVLSGLGFVDYVVIFDEDTPLELIKKLRPDILVKGADYEGKEVVGSDIVKDVRLVEFVDGKSTSAIVKRIKDADK, encoded by the coding sequence ATGGCTAAGAAGGTTGAAATTTTAGTCGTCGGCGATCTCATGCTAGATCACTATATTTGGGGTAGCTGCGATCGTATCTCGCCCGAAGCACCCGTACAGGTAGTCAAGATAGCCAAGGAGACGCATCGCCTAGGCGGAGCGGGCAATGTCGTGCAAAATTTGCTCGCTCTTGGAGCGAAGGTCAGTGTCGCAAGTGTCGTCGGAGACGATGAAGTGGGGCTTCGCATAAAAAATATGCTTAGCGAGCTTGGTGCTGGTGGTGGGCTGATACTTAGCGAGAAGGGCCGCGAAAGCTCGATAAAAAGTCGCGTGATGGCCTCTCATCAGCAAGTCGTGAGGATAGATAAAGAAAGTGCCGTCAAGATAAATTTAGAGTCCGAGCTCGTGCAAAAAGTGACTGAAAATTTAAGGAATTTCAGCGTCGTTTTACTTAGCGACTACGGCAAAGGCGTCCTTAGCGACAAGGTCTGTCAAGACATCATAAACGAGTGCGTGCGGCTTGGTATCCCGGTGCTGATAGACCCTAAAGGCAACGACTATTCAAAATACAAAAACGCAACGCTACTTACTCCAAATCGCAAAGAGGCGAGCGAGGCGACCGGCATCGCTATAAAAAATACCAGCGATCTAAGAGCCGCCATAATGAAGCTCAAAAACGAGCTTAACCTCAAATACTCCATCGTCACGCTCTCGGAGGAGGGCATCGCGCTTTTTGACAAGGAGCTTGAGATCTTCCCTGCCGAGGCCAAAGAGGTCTTTGACGTCACGGGCGCCGGAGATACGGTGCTTGCGACGCTTGGATACATGTTAGCCAGTAAAAAAGATATCAAAGAAGCTATCAAAATGGCAAATTTAGCCGCCGCCGTGGTAGTCGCAAAGATAGGAAGCGCGACGGCAAATTTTGGCGAGATAGAGGAGCTTTTGCGAAGTAGAGCGAACGCAGAATTCGAGCACAAGATAAAAAGCGCCGAGCAGGTGGCTGAAATTTTGTCTCAAAGAGGCGAGAAAAAGGTCGTTTTCACAAACGGCTGCTTTGACATCTTGCACGCAGGGCATACGAGGTATCTCGCTAAAGCGCGCGATTTTGGCGATATTTTGATCGTAGGGCTAAACTCCGACACATCAGTGCGCAGGCTAAAAGGCGAAAGTCGCCCGATAAATTCGCAGTTTGATAGAGCTTGCGTGCTTAGCGGGCTTGGTTTTGTCGATTATGTCGTGATATTTGACGAAGACACGCCTCTAGAGCTCATCAAAAAGCTAAGGCCGGACATCCTCGTAAAGGGCGCGGACTATGAGGGCAAAGAGGTCGTTGGAAGCGATATCGTAAAAGACGTCAGGCTCGTTGAATTCGTAGATGGCAAGAGCACTAGCGCGATAGTAAAAAGGATAAAAGATGCTGATAAATGA
- the rfaD gene encoding ADP-glyceromanno-heptose 6-epimerase yields MNLDGKNIVVTGGAGFIGSALAHYLDQNFKDARVLVVDKFRSNETFSNGNLKSFGHFKNLLGFKGEIFAGDINCKDTLQKIADFRPDIIFHEAAISDTTVREQDELVKTNVNAFVNLLDICESGGAKMVYASSGATYGNAKSPQKVGECEAPNNVYGFSKLAMDNIGKIYAKRGVSVVGLRYFNVYGKGEFFKNKTASMILQFGLQILAGKAPRLFEGSDKIKRDFVYIKDIINANLKALDAPSGVYNAATGRARSFQDIADILQREIGVNLGNEYIKNPYLGSYQFHTQADIEPTKKALGYESQWSLEEGIKDYLPEIKRIFKEEING; encoded by the coding sequence ATGAATTTAGACGGTAAAAATATAGTCGTAACGGGAGGCGCAGGCTTCATCGGCTCGGCCTTGGCGCATTATCTCGACCAAAATTTCAAAGACGCACGCGTTTTGGTCGTGGATAAATTTAGAAGCAATGAGACCTTTAGCAACGGGAATTTAAAGAGCTTCGGGCATTTTAAAAATTTACTGGGCTTTAAAGGCGAAATTTTTGCCGGCGATATAAACTGCAAAGATACCTTGCAAAAGATAGCGGATTTTAGGCCGGATATAATCTTTCACGAAGCGGCGATCTCGGATACTACGGTTCGCGAACAAGATGAGCTTGTAAAAACTAACGTAAACGCCTTTGTAAATTTGCTAGACATCTGCGAAAGCGGTGGTGCAAAAATGGTTTATGCGAGCTCCGGCGCTACATACGGCAACGCAAAAAGTCCGCAAAAAGTCGGCGAATGCGAAGCCCCAAACAACGTATACGGCTTTAGCAAGCTCGCGATGGATAATATCGGCAAAATTTACGCCAAGCGTGGCGTAAGCGTAGTCGGACTGCGATATTTCAACGTTTATGGTAAGGGCGAGTTTTTCAAAAATAAGACCGCATCGATGATCTTGCAGTTTGGGCTTCAAATTTTAGCTGGCAAAGCGCCGCGATTATTTGAGGGAAGCGACAAGATAAAAAGAGATTTTGTATATATAAAAGATATCATAAATGCGAATTTAAAGGCCCTTGACGCGCCAAGTGGCGTTTATAACGCAGCGACGGGAAGGGCCAGAAGCTTTCAGGATATCGCCGATATATTGCAGCGTGAGATCGGCGTAAATTTGGGGAACGAATACATCAAAAACCCATACCTAGGCTCTTATCAGTTTCACACCCAAGCCGACATAGAACCGACTAAAAAGGCTTTAGGATACGAGAGTCAGTGGAGCCTAGAGGAGGGCATAAAAGACTATTTGCCTGAGATAAAGAGGATATTTAAGGAAGAGATAAATGGCTAA
- a CDS encoding D-glycero-alpha-D-manno-heptose-1,7-bisphosphate 7-phosphatase, translating into MSKILGNKALFLDRDGVINEDTGYVYDISNFKFRDGIFDVLRKFCELGYKLIVVTNQSGIGRGYYTQKQFEILNDHMLAEFKKCGINIAKVYFCPHAPEASCECRKPKPKMILDAALEFGIDLDRSVMIGDKPSDVSAGQNAGVGLNFLLDGQNFKSVNDVYEYMKKEKLL; encoded by the coding sequence ATGAGTAAAATTTTAGGCAATAAAGCACTATTTTTGGACCGAGATGGCGTTATAAACGAAGATACAGGGTATGTTTATGACATCTCAAATTTTAAATTCCGCGATGGGATTTTCGATGTTTTGCGTAAATTTTGCGAGCTTGGCTACAAGCTCATCGTCGTGACGAACCAATCAGGTATAGGACGAGGTTACTACACGCAAAAGCAATTTGAAATTTTAAACGATCATATGCTGGCAGAGTTTAAAAAGTGCGGTATAAATATCGCAAAGGTCTATTTTTGTCCGCATGCTCCAGAGGCTTCGTGCGAATGTCGCAAGCCAAAACCAAAAATGATCCTGGATGCCGCTTTGGAATTTGGCATAGACCTTGATAGATCCGTCATGATAGGCGATAAACCAAGCGATGTATCGGCCGGTCAAAATGCTGGCGTAGGGCTAAATTTCTTGCTTGACGGGCAAAATTTCAAGAGTGTGAATGATGTTTATGAATATATGAAAAAGGAAAAATTATTATGA
- a CDS encoding c-type cytochrome has protein sequence MKKLLIVSSVAAMLASSMFAADGATIYKKCIACHGQKAEKMFNNKVPALSSLDTATIVAALKEYKTGKNSYGMGAMMKPIATPLSDADAQAVAEYIQTLK, from the coding sequence ATGAAAAAACTTCTAATCGTTTCTAGTGTTGCAGCTATGCTTGCAAGCTCGATGTTCGCGGCTGATGGCGCGACTATATACAAAAAATGTATCGCCTGTCACGGGCAAAAAGCCGAGAAAATGTTCAACAACAAAGTCCCTGCGCTCTCATCTCTTGATACAGCCACTATCGTTGCCGCTCTAAAAGAGTATAAAACAGGCAAAAACTCCTACGGCATGGGAGCTATGATGAAGCCTATTGCGACTCCATTAAGCGATGCAGACGCTCAGGCAGTAGCCGAGTATATCCAAACTCTAAAATAA
- a CDS encoding ComEA family DNA-binding protein, with product MNKVLLSLIATASLALAAVNLNTATKEELMSLDGIGSSKADAIIEYRKANKFNSIEDLKKVNGIGDKTYENLKSDISTSGDTSIKEKAKKQKDKVKETKEKIKSKAEDKSKDIKEDTKSKTKKMKEKMVG from the coding sequence ATGAACAAGGTATTATTGTCATTGATAGCTACTGCTTCATTAGCGTTGGCAGCTGTAAATTTAAACACTGCTACTAAAGAGGAGCTCATGAGCTTGGATGGTATAGGAAGCTCTAAGGCAGATGCCATAATAGAGTATAGGAAGGCAAACAAATTCAACTCCATAGAGGATCTAAAGAAAGTAAATGGCATAGGTGACAAGACATATGAAAATTTAAAATCAGATATTTCTACCTCAGGAGATACTAGCATAAAAGAAAAAGCTAAAAAGCAAAAAGATAAAGTAAAAGAGACCAAAGAAAAGATAAAGAGTAAGGCAGAAGATAAAAGTAAAGACATAAAAGAAGATACGAAGAGCAAGACTAAAAAGATGAAAGAGAAGATGGTAGGGTGA